The Gordonia terrae genome contains the following window.
GCGAAATCCTCACCGGAATCGGCGTCGAAGGACGCGTCTTCCGACCACGTGCCGGTGGCCGGGTCATAACCTGCGACCTGCGACGGATCGAAGCTCGCCGGGCTGTCCTTGAGCGACAGACCGAGCGCGTGCAGCTTGACCTTGACCTCGTCGATCGACTTCTGACCGAAGTTGCGGATGTCGAGCAGATCCGACTCGGTCCGGGCAACCAGCTCGCCGACGGTGTGCACACCCTCGCGCTTGAGGCAGTTGTAGGACCGGACGGTCAGCTCGAGATCCTCGATCGGCAGGCTGAACGACGCGATGTGGTCGGCCTCGGCCGGCGACGGCCCGATCTCGATGCCCTCGGCCTCGACGTTGAGTTCCCGGGCGAGCCCGAACAGCTCCACCAGGGTCTTGCCCGCCGATGCCAGCGCGTCACGCGCACTGATCGAGTTCTTGGTCTCCACATCGAGCACCAGGCGATCGAAGTCGGTGCGCTGCTCGACACGGGTTGCCTCGACCTTGTAGGTCACCTTGAGCACCGGCGAGTAGATCGAGTCGACCGGGATACGGCCGATCTCGGCACCCGACGCCTTGTTCTGCACGGCCGGAACATAGCCGCGGCCCCGCTCGACGACGAGCTCGATCTCGAGCTTGCCCTTGTCGTTCAGGGTGGCGATGTGCAGATCGGGGTTGTGCACGGTGACACCGGCCGGGGGCACGATGTCGGCGCCGGTGACGGTGCCCGGACCCTGCTTGCGCACGTACATGGTGACCGGCTCGTCCTCGTCGGAGCTGACCACGAGGCCCTTGAGGTTCAGGATGATGTCGGTGACGTCTTCCTTGACCCCGGCCACGGTGGTGAACTCGTGGAGCACGCCGTCGATACGAATGCTGGTGATGGCAGCACCCGGGATCGAGCTGAGCAGGGTACGACGCAGCGAGTTGCCGAGGGTGTAACCGAAGCCCGGCTCGAGCGGCTCGATGACGAACTTCGAACGGTCCTCGGCAAGGACTTCCTCGGTGAGGGTGGGTCGCTGTGAGATGAGCATTTCTTGGATATCTCCTTTGGCCGACCGCTATATGACGGCCTCGAGGGTGAACCGAACAGCTGCTGCTGTCGGGCGGTGTGTCTTACTTCGAGTAGAACTCGACGATGAGCTGCTCGGTGAGCGGTACGTCGATCTGAGCACGCTCGGGCACGCTGTGCACGAGGATGCGCAGGGTCGACGGCACGACCTGGAGCCAACCCGGGACCGGACGATCGCCGACGAGCTCCTTGGCGATCTGGAACGGGACGGTCTGCAGCGACTTCGGGCGGACGTCGATGATGTCGTACTGGCTGACGCGGTAGCTGGGCACGTCGACCTTCACACCGTTGACGGTGAAGTGGCCGTGGCTGACCAGCTGGCGGGCCTGGCGACGGGTCCGGGCGATGCCCGAGCGGTACACGACGTTGTCGAGACGGGTCTCGAGCAGCTTCAGCAGTTCGTCACCGGTCTTGCCGGTGCGACGGTTCGCCTCTTCGAAGTAGCGGCGGAACTGCTTCTCCATGACGCCGTAGGTGAAGCGCGCCTTCTGCTTCTCCTGCAGCTGGAGCAGGTACTCGCTCTCCTTGATCCGCGAACGGCCGTGCTGGCCGGGCGGGTAGGGGCGACGCTCGAACGCTGCGTCTCCACCGATGAGGTCGACGCGGAGACGACGGGACTTCTTTGTTGCGGGGCCGGTATAACGAGCCATGTCTTATCTCTTCCTTTCCCGCTAGACCCGGCGCCGCTTGGGCGGACGGCAACCGTTGTGCGGCTGCGGGGTCACATCGGAGATGGTGCCGACCTCGAGGCCGGCTGCCTGCAGGGAGCGGATGGCGGTCTCGCGACCCGAGCCCGGTCCCTTGACGAAGACGTCGACCTTCTTGACGCCGTGTTCCTGGGCCTTGCGCGCAGCGTTCTCGGCCGCGAGCTGAGCCGCGAACGGGGTGCTCTTGCGCGAACCCTTGAAACCGACGTGGCCCGACGATGCCCAGCTGATGATGTTGCCGCTGGGGTCGCTGATCGACACGATGGTGTTGTTGAACGTCGACTTGATGTGCGCGTGGCCGTGCGGGACGTTCTTCTTATCGCGACGGCGGGTGCCCTTCTTGGGGCCTGCGCTACGTGACTTCGGAGGCATTACTTCTTCTTCCCGGCGATGGTCTTCTTCGGGCCCTTGCGAGTGCGGGCATTGGTCTTGGTGCGCTGTCCACGCACAGGCAGGCCACGACGGTGGCGCAGACCCTGGTAGCAGCCGATCTCGATCTTGCGACGGATGTCGGCCTGCACCTCGCGACGCAGGTCACCCTCGACCTTCACCGAGGCTTCGATGTACTCACGCAGCTTCGAGACGTCTGCGTCGGTGAGATCCTTGGCTCGCAGGTCGGGGCTCAGGCCCGTTCCCTCGAGGATCTCCTTGGAGGTGGTACGCCCAACTCCATAGATGTAGGTCAGTGCGATCTCCAGCCGCTTCTCGCGGGGGAGATCCACACCAGCAACACGTGCCATGTGGCGGATTTCCTTTTCGATTCTCAGAGGTCTGCTCCCAGTCCGTCCCGCGAGCTGGTGCCGAACCGTGTGTCCGGCCTCGTGGGCTCCGGCCTCTGATCCGGAGGTAGGCGGTGACGCGTCTGTCGCCGCTGGTGTTGGGAGGTCCTTGTGTGTTCAGTTGTCGATCTTCAGTTGTTCTGACTCAAGCGACCCGGAGGGTGCGCGTGATCAGCCCTGACGCTGCTTGTGACGCAGGTTCTCGCAGATCACCATGACCCGACCGTTGCGGCGGATCACCTTGCACTTCTCGCAGATCGGCTTGACGCTCGGCTGAACCTTCACGTCAATCTCTCCTGCTCGGCTCGCCCGCGCGCACGCCGAAAGCGGCCGTGCACGTGGGTGTCGGTCTCCTCCCGAACGGATGTCCGGGAAGTCTGTCCCCGGCATCGCCGGGAAAGTCTCACTTGTAGCGGTACACGATTCGCCCACGAGCCAGGTCGTAGGGCGAGAGTTCCACGACGACCCGATCCTCGGGCAGGATGCGGATGTAGTGCTGCCGCATCTTGCCGCTGATGTGGGCGAGAACCTTGTGTCCGTTCTCCAGCTCAATACGAAACATCGCATTGGGCAGGGGTTCGATCACTCGACCCTCGACCTCGATGGCCCCGTCTTTCTTCGCCATGTCCTCCGCGATCCTGGCCGTGACCACGACATCCGGGTGATGCCGCGGCGCATCGGCCGGGTTGAATCAGTGTTTGTCCGTTAGGGTGTGGGCACCGGTCCGCGAGGACCTGCACCCGGTGTGCGCCGACCGGGCCCACGTGCTGACACGCTGATGCCCGGCACGCGATGCGCACCGACGATCCATGTTACGCGAACGAGCAGGCCAGGCCAAATGCGTGCTCAGCGCCACGGAGAGAGGCCGCACCGGATGGGCACTGTCGACGACTATCTCGACGGACTCGACCCCGCCGACCGCGAGGTGGTCGGACGCATCTACGACGTCGCCCGCACCGCGGTCCCCGACACCACTCAGGGCAAGGGCTACGGCATGCCGGCCCTGACATATCGCGGGAGCCCGCTCCTCTCGGTGATGCGCACCAAGAAGCACATCGGTCTGTACCCGTTCAGCCCGGAGGCGGTCGACGCCGGGCGGCCGTTCCTCGACGGTTTCGACGTGGAGAAGGGCACCGTTCGGTTTCAGCCGGGGACTCCTCCTTCCGACGATGCGATCCGCGCGATGATGTCGTTTCGGCGCGATCAGATCGACGGCTGACCGCCCGAACGTCGAACTACCGGTGTTCAGCGGGTCGACTTTGCTGGGCTAGGGTCGATGACGCATGTGGTTCGCCGCGTCGGGGGTCGTTTCAGCTCTCCGTCCGCGGCGTCGAGTCGCCGGCATCACGCCGGCGGACGAGAGGGAATCCGGTTCGAATCCGGAGCTGTCCCCGCAGCGGTATGCCGTAACGACCACCGTCATCAGCACTGAGCTCCGGCTTGGGAAGCGACGGTCAGTAGGAACTTCGATCAGAGGGATCTCGATCGAGAGCGACGGTGAGCCCGAAGACCTGCCAGGTGTACCGGACGCGCCGCGTCCGGTGGCTCGCCGCCTCGAGGATTGGGCGCAGGTCGAACCGGCGATCGTCGCGTGCCCCCTGCCGGGCGTGACGTGGGTCCGATCGATCTCCCCTGCTGGGCGGTGAACCATCCACCGTCAGTAGGAGAAGTCGACGTCCATGTCCGACACCGTCCGCCGCAGCTCCGCGGCACCGTTCACCACCACCGTCCTCGGCACCGCACGCATCGGCCCCCGGCGCGAACTGAAGAGGGCCGTCGAAAGCTATTGGTCCGGCCGCATCGACCGGACCGAGCTCGCCACGGTCGCGCAGCGCCTACGCAGCGAGCAGTGGGCCGAGCTCACCGAGGCCGGCCACGACTCCGTCCCGGTCAACACGTTCTCGTACTACGACCAGGTGCTCGACACCACGGTCCTCCTCGACGCACTGCCGCCGAGGTTCGCCGAGATCGACGATCGGCTCGATCGCTACTTCGCGGCGGCCCGCGGAACCGCCGAGGTGACCCCACTCGAGATGACCAAATGGTTCGACACCAATTACCACTACCTGGTCCCCGAGATCGGCCCGTCGACCACGTTCCGGTTGAATCCGGCGAAGGTGCTGGCCGAGGTCGCCGAAGCCGGGGAACTGGGTCTCCCGGCCCGCCCGGTGATCGTCGGCCCGGTGACGTTCCTGGCGCTGTCGAAGGCGGTCGACGGGGCGGGCGCTCCGCTCGATCGCCTCGACGAGTTGGTGCCCCTGTACCGAGACCTCCTGACGCGGTTGGCTGACGCCGGCGTCGAGTGGGTTCAGCTGGACGAACCCGTCCTGGTGACCGATGCCGCCGCGGGCCTGGGTCCGCGGACCGAATCGGTGTACAACGCCCTGGGCTCCCACGAGCGCCGTCCGGCCATCGCGGTGGCGACGTACTTCGGTGACGCCGGTGATCGGTTGGCACACTTGGCCCGGACGCCGATCGAGGCCATCGCGGTCGACCTCGTCGACGGCTCGGTCGAGACGGTGGCCGGCACCCCCGGCCTGGCCGACAAGCTGCTGATCGCCGGCGTGGTGGACGGCCGCAACGTGTGGCGCACCGACCTGGACCAGGCCGCGGCGACGCTGGCCACCGTGCTCGGTTCCGCCCGTTCCATCGCCGTCTCGACGTCGTGCTCGACCCTGCATGTCCCCTACACCGTGGACGCGGAGGACGAGCTCGACACCAACCTTCGCGGTTGGCTCGCGTTCGCGGCCGAGAAATTCCTCGAGGTGGCGGTGTTGTCGTCGGCGTTGCGCGAAGGCCACGCCGCGCAGGCCGCCGCCTTCGCCGAGAGCTCGACGGCACTGGCCAGCCGTGCCACCGACCCTCGTTTGCACAACGCCGACGTCCGCGCACGCCTGGACGCCGTCACCGATGCCGACGCGACGCGCGGCCCGGCCGATGATCGCCTCGCCGCCCAGCAGGAGCGGCTGGGACTGCCCCCGCTGCCGACCACCACGATCGGTTCCTATCCGCAGACCTCTGCGATCCGACTGGCGCGGGCCGCGCTGCGATCGGGCGAGATCGACCGCACCGAGTACGAGGACCGGATGAAAGCGGAGATCGCGGACGTCGTGGCGCTGCAGGAATCGGTCGGCCTCGATGTGCTCGTCCACGGGGAACCCGAGCGCAATGACATGGTGCAGTACTTCGCCGAGCAGTTCGAGGGATATTTCGCGACGGCGAACGGTTGGGTGCAGTCCTACGGCTCGCGGTGCGTGCGGCCACCGATCCTGTTCGGCGATGTGAGCCGGCCGAAGCAGATGACAGTCGACTGGATCACCTACGCGCAGACGCTGACCAGCAAGCCGGTCAAGGGCATGCTGACCGGCCCGGTGACGATTCTTGCCTGGTCTTTCGTTCGCAACGACCAGCCGCTGTCGGCGTCTGCCGATCAGATCGCGCTCGCCATCCGCGACGAGACCGTCGACCTCGAGAGGGCAGGGGTCGGGATCATCCAGGTCGACGAACCCGCTCTGCGCGAGTTGCTGCCGTTGCGTGACGCGGACAAGCCCGGGTACCTGGCGTGGGCCGTTCGGGCGTTCCGCATCGCGACCTCCGGGGTCCGCGACGATACACAGATCCACACGCACCTCTGCTATTCGGAATTCGGCGAGGTCATCGGAGCGATCGCCGACCTCGACGCCGACGTCACCTCGATCGAGGCGGCGCGGTCGCACATGGAGGTGCTCGACGACCTCGACGAGGCCGGCTTCCGTAACGCGGTGGGCCCGGGTGTGTACGACATCCACTCACCGCGCGTGCCCGACCAGGACGAGATCTTCTCGGCCCTGTCGTCGGCGCTGTCGAGCGTCGGCGCTTCCCGTCTGTGGGTCAACCCGGATTGCGGGCTGAAGACCCGCGGGACCCCGGAGGTGGTGGACTCGCTCACCAACATGGTGGCCGCGGCAACACGACTGCGCGAGACGATCCCGCTGTCCGGCTAGGCAGTCAACCGGCTCGACAAATGACCCCGGCCGTCGCACTCTCCCGTGAGTGCGACGGCCGCGGTCTGCAATACCGACTGCTTGTTGTGCGTCAACCGATCTCGACGAGCAGATCGCCAGGAGCGACCTGCGTGACCGAGTCGATCGCCAGCCGCGCGATCTTGCCGCCGACAGGCGCGGTGATCGTGGCCTCCATCTTCATGGCCTCGATGGTGCCGACGGCCGCACCGGCGGCGACCTCGTCGCCGACACCGACACTCAGCGAGACGACCCCGGCGAACGGTGCGCCGACGTGACGGGGATTGGACCGGTCCACCTTCTCCGCAACGGCCACCTCGGCGTCGACCGACCGGTCACGCACCTGCACCGGCCGCAGCTGTCCGTTGAGGATGCACATGACGGTGCGCATGCCCTTGTCGTCGGGCTCACTGATCGCCTCGAGTCCGATGAGCAACTCCACACCCGGTTCGAGCTCGACGCGGTGCTCCTCGCCGTACCGCAACCCGTAGAAGAACTGGTTCGCCGACAGTCGTGAGGTGTCGCCGTAGGTTTCTTGATGGTCGTCGAACTCCTCTGTGGGGCCGGGGAACAGGAGCCGGTTGAGGGTGTGCTGCCGCTTCGGTCCTGGCGTGTCCAGTGCCACCGAGTCCTCGGCCGACAGGCCCTCGGTCGACGCCGCGTCGGGACGGCCCTCGAGCGCCACGGTGCGGAGCGGCTCCGGCCACCCGCCGGCCGGGTCGCCGAGCTCGCCGCGCAGGAAGCCGACCACCGAGTCCGGGACATCGTGGGATCGCGGATCGGCGGCGAACTCTTCGGCGGTGATCCCCTTGCCCACCAGTGCCAGCGCGAGATCGCCCACGACCTTCGACGACGGGGTGACCTTGATCAGCCTGCCCAGCATGCGGTCGGCGGCGGCATAGGCTTCCTCGACCGCCTCGAACCGGTTCCCGAGCCCGAGCGCGATGGCTTGTTGCCGCAGGTTCGACAGTTGCCCGCCCGGGATCTCATGGGTGTACACACGTCCGGTCGGCGACGGCAGCCCGGATTCGAAGGGCGCGTATACTTTTCGCAGCGCTTCCCAGTATGGTTCGAGATCGCAGACCGCCTGGAGGTCGAGGCCGGTGTCGCGGTCGGAATGCGCGGCCGCGGCGACGATAGCGGACAGCGCGGGCTGGCTGGTGGTGCCGGCCAGCGCGGCGCTGGCGCCGTCAACCGCTGACGCTCCGGCCTGCCACGCTGCGAGATAGGTCGCCAACTGCCCACCGGGGGTGTCGTGGGTGTGCACGTGCACCGGCAGATCGAACTCCCGGCGCAACGCCGACACCAGCGTTGTCGCAGCAGGGGCACGCAGCAGCCCGGCCATGTCCTTGATCGCCAGCACGTGCGCACCGGCATCGACGATCTGCTCGGCCAGCCGGAGGTAGTAGTCGAGGGTGTACAGATCTTCGGCCGGGTCCGCCAGGTCGCCGGTGTAGGACATGGCCACTTCCGCCACCGCCGCGCCGGTCTCGCGGACCGCATCGATCGCCGGGCGCATCGCCTCGATGTTGTTGAGCGCGTCGAAGATCCGGAAGATGTCGATCCCAGTCGCCGTCGCCTCGGCGACGAACGCAGTGGTCACCTTCGTCGGGTACGGGGTGTAACCGACGGTGTTCGCGCCGCGCAGCAGCATCTGCAGACAGATGTTGGGCACCGCTTCGCGCAGCTGCGCCAGCCGATCCCACGGGTCTTCCTTCAGGAAGCGCAGCGCGACGTCGTAGGTGGCCCCACCCCAGCACTCCAGGGACAACAACTGCGGAGTCATGGCCGCGACATACGGAGCCACGGCCATCAGGCCGGTCGTACGCACCCTTGTTGCCAGTAACGACTGATGCGCATCGCGGAAGGTGGTGTCGGTGACGCCCAGCGCCGTCGAATCGCGG
Protein-coding sequences here:
- the rpsK gene encoding 30S ribosomal protein S11, encoding MPPKSRSAGPKKGTRRRDKKNVPHGHAHIKSTFNNTIVSISDPSGNIISWASSGHVGFKGSRKSTPFAAQLAAENAARKAQEHGVKKVDVFVKGPGSGRETAIRSLQAAGLEVGTISDVTPQPHNGCRPPKRRRV
- a CDS encoding DNA-directed RNA polymerase subunit alpha, translated to MLISQRPTLTEEVLAEDRSKFVIEPLEPGFGYTLGNSLRRTLLSSIPGAAITSIRIDGVLHEFTTVAGVKEDVTDIILNLKGLVVSSDEDEPVTMYVRKQGPGTVTGADIVPPAGVTVHNPDLHIATLNDKGKLEIELVVERGRGYVPAVQNKASGAEIGRIPVDSIYSPVLKVTYKVEATRVEQRTDFDRLVLDVETKNSISARDALASAGKTLVELFGLARELNVEAEGIEIGPSPAEADHIASFSLPIEDLELTVRSYNCLKREGVHTVGELVARTESDLLDIRNFGQKSIDEVKVKLHALGLSLKDSPASFDPSQVAGYDPATGTWSEDASFDADSGEDFAETEQL
- the metE gene encoding 5-methyltetrahydropteroyltriglutamate--homocysteine S-methyltransferase, whose amino-acid sequence is MSDTVRRSSAAPFTTTVLGTARIGPRRELKRAVESYWSGRIDRTELATVAQRLRSEQWAELTEAGHDSVPVNTFSYYDQVLDTTVLLDALPPRFAEIDDRLDRYFAAARGTAEVTPLEMTKWFDTNYHYLVPEIGPSTTFRLNPAKVLAEVAEAGELGLPARPVIVGPVTFLALSKAVDGAGAPLDRLDELVPLYRDLLTRLADAGVEWVQLDEPVLVTDAAAGLGPRTESVYNALGSHERRPAIAVATYFGDAGDRLAHLARTPIEAIAVDLVDGSVETVAGTPGLADKLLIAGVVDGRNVWRTDLDQAAATLATVLGSARSIAVSTSCSTLHVPYTVDAEDELDTNLRGWLAFAAEKFLEVAVLSSALREGHAAQAAAFAESSTALASRATDPRLHNADVRARLDAVTDADATRGPADDRLAAQQERLGLPPLPTTTIGSYPQTSAIRLARAALRSGEIDRTEYEDRMKAEIADVVALQESVGLDVLVHGEPERNDMVQYFAEQFEGYFATANGWVQSYGSRCVRPPILFGDVSRPKQMTVDWITYAQTLTSKPVKGMLTGPVTILAWSFVRNDQPLSASADQIALAIRDETVDLERAGVGIIQVDEPALRELLPLRDADKPGYLAWAVRAFRIATSGVRDDTQIHTHLCYSEFGEVIGAIADLDADVTSIEAARSHMEVLDDLDEAGFRNAVGPGVYDIHSPRVPDQDEIFSALSSALSSVGASRLWVNPDCGLKTRGTPEVVDSLTNMVAAATRLRETIPLSG
- the infA gene encoding translation initiation factor IF-1; this encodes MAKKDGAIEVEGRVIEPLPNAMFRIELENGHKVLAHISGKMRQHYIRILPEDRVVVELSPYDLARGRIVYRYK
- a CDS encoding pyruvate carboxylase, encoding MFEKVLVANRGEIAVRAFRASFELGARTVAVFPYEDRNSVHRAKADESYQIGNPGQPVRAYLSVEEMIAAAERSGADAIYPGYGFLSENQELARACGKAGITFVGPSTDVLELTGNKATAVAAAKAAGLPVLASSEPSADVDELVRAANDMDFPVFVKAVAGGGGRGMRRVEEIAGLAEAIRAASREAEAAFGDATVFLEQAVVNPRHIEVQILADTQGNVIHLFERDCSVQRRHQKVIELAPAPNLSAELRERMCSDAVAFARHIGYTCAGTVEFLLDEHGRHVFIEMNPRIQVEHTVTEETTDLDLVAAQLRIASGESLDDLGLSQDGLQIRGAAMQCRITTEDPADDFRPAVGRITAYRSPGGAGVRLDGGAVLGGEVSGHFDSMLVKLTCRGRDFATAARRARRAVAEFRIRGVATNIPFLQAVLDDVDFREGRVTTSFIEDRPWLLTSRSSADRGTKILTYLADVTVNKPHGERPTTVYPRDKLPTLDRAMLASPPDGSRQRLLASGPQGFADDLRDSTALGVTDTTFRDAHQSLLATRVRTTGLMAVAPYVAAMTPQLLSLECWGGATYDVALRFLKEDPWDRLAQLREAVPNICLQMLLRGANTVGYTPYPTKVTTAFVAEATATGIDIFRIFDALNNIEAMRPAIDAVRETGAAVAEVAMSYTGDLADPAEDLYTLDYYLRLAEQIVDAGAHVLAIKDMAGLLRAPAATTLVSALRREFDLPVHVHTHDTPGGQLATYLAAWQAGASAVDGASAALAGTTSQPALSAIVAAAAHSDRDTGLDLQAVCDLEPYWEALRKVYAPFESGLPSPTGRVYTHEIPGGQLSNLRQQAIALGLGNRFEAVEEAYAAADRMLGRLIKVTPSSKVVGDLALALVGKGITAEEFAADPRSHDVPDSVVGFLRGELGDPAGGWPEPLRTVALEGRPDAASTEGLSAEDSVALDTPGPKRQHTLNRLLFPGPTEEFDDHQETYGDTSRLSANQFFYGLRYGEEHRVELEPGVELLIGLEAISEPDDKGMRTVMCILNGQLRPVQVRDRSVDAEVAVAEKVDRSNPRHVGAPFAGVVSLSVGVGDEVAAGAAVGTIEAMKMEATITAPVGGKIARLAIDSVTQVAPGDLLVEIG
- the rpmJ gene encoding 50S ribosomal protein L36, translating into MKVQPSVKPICEKCKVIRRNGRVMVICENLRHKQRQG
- the rpsD gene encoding 30S ribosomal protein S4, producing the protein MARYTGPATKKSRRLRVDLIGGDAAFERRPYPPGQHGRSRIKESEYLLQLQEKQKARFTYGVMEKQFRRYFEEANRRTGKTGDELLKLLETRLDNVVYRSGIARTRRQARQLVSHGHFTVNGVKVDVPSYRVSQYDIIDVRPKSLQTVPFQIAKELVGDRPVPGWLQVVPSTLRILVHSVPERAQIDVPLTEQLIVEFYSK
- a CDS encoding iron chaperone, yielding MGTVDDYLDGLDPADREVVGRIYDVARTAVPDTTQGKGYGMPALTYRGSPLLSVMRTKKHIGLYPFSPEAVDAGRPFLDGFDVEKGTVRFQPGTPPSDDAIRAMMSFRRDQIDG
- the rpsM gene encoding 30S ribosomal protein S13, giving the protein MARVAGVDLPREKRLEIALTYIYGVGRTTSKEILEGTGLSPDLRAKDLTDADVSKLREYIEASVKVEGDLRREVQADIRRKIEIGCYQGLRHRRGLPVRGQRTKTNARTRKGPKKTIAGKKK